The window CCTGGTTTGTGGCCTGCTCTGTCCCCCCCCAGGTTGTCACTGCCCTTCTGCCAGGGACAGACACTGGCCATGGAGATACTGAGATGTGGGAGAGGTTGGCGGAGGAATTGCTTCTCCTGACATGCCAGGGGAGATCGGCCAGTGTCCAGGAAAAGGGGGAGTCTTCCTGGCCGCAATGTgtctgcagcaggctggggggtTTCCTGGGGGACCTtgtgagagggaaggagagtgAGAGCCACAGGACCCATGTGCAACTGGGGAATTTTGTAGCTGTTTAATGTGGTGGTTTTCCAGAGCAAACCCTGTTGGTGCTGATGGGTTAGGGATGGGACATGAGatgagcagggagagctggcagcAAGGGAGCTCGTTGCTGGGCGGGCAGCCAGGCCTCAAATGATGAATTCCTGGGTCTCCAATGTGGCCTCGTCACCTTTCCTGAAAGGGGGGGACCACCACGAGCCATGCTTGGGGCCAGGGAGTTcattcctgcagagctgctgctgctgctgcaactCCTGGCCCGACCCATCTGCCCATGAACTTTAGAGCAGACAGTGGGAGGGAGACCTCACCTGCGCTTCCACCACCAAAACCCCCCGGCAGAGGCTGTGGCCACAAGGAGCAGCACTGTGATGGTGATGCTGATGGTTGGAGCTGCGCTGCGGTTTTCTGGGACAAGGAGAGAAGAGGGCAGCCATGTGAGTGTGGCAgcaccaggcaggagctgcccctcGCAGGGCCAGTGGCTGCTACCTGCATCCTGCACCCCATCCTTATGGGTGGCACCTACCCCATAGGATGAGGAGGCTGCTGGTGCCCAGGCTGCGGTGGTGCACACGGCATGCGTAGCTGTGCCCATCATGGGGGACAATGGCCAGGACACTGCGGAGCTGGTAGGTGAGGTCGGCGTTGGGCAGGATGGCGCTGGTGTTGAGTGCCGGCACCTCCTGGCCATCCCGCAGCCAGGCCACGCTGATGAGCCGTGGGTAGAAGCCGGTGACATGGCAAACCAGGAGGAGCTGGTCTGGTCTGGGTGTGCGGGCGAAGACCGTGGCCATGGGTGGCTCTGGAGGGCGAGAGCCAAGGGGTGAGGGGAGCCCTGGTGGGGCACCGCTTGGCCCCAGTGTGTGGGTGGCTTTGGGGTGGCTGTACCAGGGTTGGGGTGGTCTTACCTTGTCTCTCCAGATCAGCCCTCCCATACCTGCACAGGGTGAGGATGTAGCTCTGGCAGGTGAtggagaggaggtgctccaggagcGCTGTGATGGCCTTCTTGCTGGTGAGAGACTTGCTGACCAGCTCTGCTAGCAGCGATGGCTGCTGGGGCTCCCAGCACTGCCTCTCCACCTTGAAAGCTGTGAGGTCTCTGCCGCCCTCCCCGACATCCATGAAGCCCCAGCTTGTCCTATTGGGGTTCAGCAAACAGCCCGCACGGATCTGGACCACCAATGGGTCTGCCAAGAACAGAGCCGGTGGAGAGATCCCGTGAGGGTGTGGCACATGGCTGGCACGAGGCGGGATGTGGCTGGAGGCACATGCAGAGGTGCGATGGGCAGCAGGGTGAAATGGGCAGCAGGGCATGAGGCCATGCTTCAGGAAGCCCCAGGACACCCCGCAAGCCCTCAGTCCCCTTAGAAGGCCGGAATGGATACAGGGCCAGTTAGTGCGGAGCAGTTGCTCAAAGAGTGTTGTCCCCCGAAATATTTGCTCCcaactttctctttccttgatCTGTGCTGTGTGGGTCCTGCAGCCCCAGTAAATTTGGTGGCAGCTCCCTGGTGTGCAGAGGGGTTCCCCTGAGCTAGATGGCAGGAGCCCTGAGGAGTGTTTTCGGTgcgctgccctccctgcccctgctaACCATATGCCCTGTCAGCCACAGCATTTTCCATTACCCTTTCAGGAGCTGTTGCACCCTTTGAGACCCCACAAATGCCACCCCGGTGGGGAGGAGGGCACAGCCGGAACCTGGGGAAAGGGGCTGGGGCTCTAGCTGGGGTTGTCCCCCTACTCACAGTCCATTTGCGCCTGCTGGACCATTTCATGCACATATTGGACCACATTGCGCAGCAAGAGTTTGGAGTGGGACTTGATCTTCCCTGCATCACCCTCAGCTGTGGCCTGGCGGGCCCAGGGCCAGTGGAAGTGGATGCTCCAGTTGGCAGGATCCAGTGCAAAGATGGGTACATCCCCCAGGAGAGCCACCCCGGACACCTCGGCAATGCTGACGTTGGTGAAGAGGCTGGTCAGGAGCATCCTGAAAACCTGCGGCTCTGCTGGGAAAGAGGGTGGCGAtgggaagggctgcaggacagaggaGATGAGGTGGGGGACTGGAGGGGAAACGGGATTCAGActagacataaggaagaaattttttacgctGAAGGTGGTGAAACAGTGAGGGACTGTTCTAGTGAACAgattgcccagggaggtggtagatgccccatcccaggaaacattcaaggtcaggttggatggggctctgagcaacctggtctagttaaagatgtccctgctcattgccagggggttggactagatgatctttaaaggtcccttccaatccaacccattctgtgattctacacTCTTCATCCCACACCACAGGGACCCCACCCCAATCCCCCAGGCATGTCTTCACTGGACTCCCACCTCCTCGCCTGCTTAGGGTTGCTTCCCTGTCTGAACTTCCTCTGCCCCctgctgctctttttctttctctattttacTTTCAATGAGGTATTTCTCTCCCATACAGGAGTTCAGGCACCtcatttcctcccttccctgcctccttcctgcccagCGCCTGCTATCTGGCTGTGCGGGGCAGATGGTCGGGGGCACCCCAGTACTTGTTTGGGGCAATGCTTCCCCCAGAATAAGCACCCATGCCAGGACCTGGATCTGCCAGAGACCTGCACACAGTGGAGAGGAcatggaggaagggaaagggcaTTTTGTCCAGGTTTGGGGGCTCCCGGGCATCAGGAGCTCAAGGAGACCAAACCTTGACAGGGGCAGGAGAGTAGCCCAGCCCAGAGATCAATCCCATGTTCCaatgtctgctgctgctgccctggaaACATGAGGTCTCACAGGGTTGTGGTGAAACGCCCTGTATGACAGCAGCGCCTGAAACACCCTCTTGCAGGTGTAGCTCCCCAACGAACAAGGGGCTGCTGGAAGGGCCTCAGAGCACAACATGGAGCTGAGGTCCCCCCTGGGGCCCACAGGGTCCCTGCAGGAGGAAGGCACCTTTGGGGGAACGCCAAACCCCAGGCCTGGCTGGGGACCCCTGGCCCCACTTCTGCTTCAGTGCCCGAGCCCCTGTGCTGGAGCCGGTAGGGCATGAAGCTGTGAGCTGGAGGCAGGAACAGAGATGGTGGGCAGGGACAAGGCACCTTTGGGTGCTGCGTGGTAGGGGGTGGCCCTTTGATGCTGGGGATCATCCCCCCCATGCAGGGGACAGTGGACTGGCCGTGCCTCCCTGAGGAGCCTGTGGGGTCCTCTGACAGGGGGGTAAGAACAGTTGGGGTGAGACAGGGCTCCCACTTACCCTCTGGGTCTGCCCACatcccagggaggaggagggggagaaagaggaagaggaggacgTGAGGGGGCTGCATGGTGCACGCAGCAAGGccgaagcagcagcagcagtgactgtgggaggaggaagcaacTGTGGGGTCCCACACTTCAACCCAGCCCAGCAGTCATAGCGGTGGCTCTCCGCCAATGGGACTGGTGCAGACGTGTCGGGGAGGGCCCCAGAGGTCCCgagctgggggctggggatGTGTGGGAGGTAGGAAATAAGGTCTTGAGCATGAAGTGCTGCaacaggctggggctggggagagcccgTCCAGGACaagagagcagggaaagggaggCCCAGGAAATGGCACTAGGAGAAAACAGGTGCTCGAGGACCCGAGCTGGGTCCCCCTgactccccctccccaccgaTGGTACCTTGCTCCCATGCCCGTTCTTGTGGGATGCACCAGCTCCAAGGGAGGTGACGACGGTTTCGGGTTTCAGCCCTGACTGGAGAAAGACAGCTGCTGTCCTCTCAGCCTCGCACAGGGAGAAAGGCTGCTTTGGGCCCCCCCCAGGCACCTTCAGCTCAGGCTCCTCCTGCACCGCCTGCTAACCCCGGGGatggggctccccagggaggaGGTGAAGAGCAGTTCCTGCCCTGCCCATGGCTGCGGGAACAGTGCTGGGGAGCTCCAACTCTCCCGTAAACGCCCCCAGCAGAGGGcttggggctgggctgcagcctggcactcccctttccttcccaccaTCTTTGGTGGGAAActctgtccccctccccaaatgCCCCTGGGGTGTGGGAACAGGAATGGTGGGGGCCATccccctgctctgtccccattATCACCAGTGTCCAGTGCTGGAGGGACAATGGGGTGACCAGAGCTGGCCTCACCCCCACAATGTCCCCTACCCACTGCTCCTTCCTGGCTGTCCCTTGGTGCCTCCCCTCATCATGCagtttctcttccccttttctggGGGTGCCCGTGTTGGGGGCAAAGGCAGAACCGAAACCACAGCCAAGGGGAAGTTTGAGGGGGCGTGCCCTGGTGACCTCCAAACACTGAACCCCTTCCCTTCCATGGAGCTGTCCCACAGAGAAGCAGGGATGCTGCGGTGGCCTGGCAGGCCCAGAAATGGCACCAATGGTCCCACTTCCCCAGCAGCTCATCTCAGCATCACCCAGGGGATGTCCGGCCATGCCACCACAATGTCCACATCCCTCCTGGCAGGGCCACCAGTGCCAGGGTCAGAGGAGAGCGTTTTGGCTGGTGGGATGTCAATGTGCAGCCATGGGGTGGCCAgtgagggaaggggcagggggtgctTGTCCATGCAGTCCTATGAGGTGACCATTTGTCCTCATGGTCCCCCTAAGGTGACTGCTGGTCACTTTTTGCTGAGCAGCTGATAGACCATTAGCAGGCCTCTGGCTTGTGCAGGTGCATGTGAGGTCACTGGTGGCTGAGTAGCTGATAGGGCAGGTGCAGGCACCTGGCTTTGCAGGTGCTCTTGATGTGTTCGACCCCCTCTGAATTTTCTCCAAATGTCTCCCACTGTTGCAGTGGACCACAAGTTCTGCTTTAGCTCTTCCTCATCTCTATTGAATGTACTTGTCCtcatgtttttgttgttttttttgccctttcttacgTGCTGTAGCAGAGGTCTCAACTTCTTCCTCCTTGATGTTGTCACTTCCTTTGGTCAGCAAATGATcaaagggggcagggggacaggacaggacaaaTGGTTCTGTTTGTCCAAACAGACCATTGGTTCTCACGGTCCCCTCAGATGACAGTGGTTCTTACAGTCCTCCCAGGTGACCACTGGTCCTCactgtccccccccccaggttaCTGTAGGACTTTGCAGTTCCACCTCATGTGACCACTGGTCCTCGCAGACCCTGCAGGTAACA of the Ciconia boyciana chromosome 11, ASM3463844v1, whole genome shotgun sequence genome contains:
- the LOC140658228 gene encoding T-cell surface glycoprotein CD1b-3-like, with the protein product MLLTSLFTNVSIAEVSGVALLGDVPIFALDPANWSIHFHWPWARQATAEGDAGKIKSHSKLLLRNVVQYVHEMVQQAQMDYPLVVQIRAGCLLNPNRTSWGFMDVGEGGRDLTAFKVERQCWEPQQPSLLAELVSKSLTSKKAITALLEHLLSITCQSYILTLCRYGRADLERQEPPMATVFARTPRPDQLLLVCHVTGFYPRLISVAWLRDGQEVPALNTSAILPNADLTYQLRSVLAIVPHDGHSYACRVHHRSLGTSSLLILWENRSAAPTISITITVLLLVATASAGGFWWWKRRKGDEATLETQEFII